TGTTTTTTCTTCATCCTGCAAGATAAAGCTCAGAGCATAAGACTTTTTCCCTTCCGGAATTTTATCACCTTTATACACGTCAAACACATTTACCTCCTTTAAAAGCTTGCGTTCGGTCTTCTGAGCGACAAATTGTAGCTTATCGAAGCTTACATTTTCGTCGATCAAGAGCGATAAATCTCTGCGTACAGCCGGGAATTTGGAAACTTCTTTATACTGAATGCTATTCTTACGAATGATTTTCATCAAAACATCCCAGTCAAAATCAGCAAAGAAAACCTGACCTTCAACATCTGCTTTTTTCAAATCCGCGTTTGCAATTGCACCAAATGAAACCAAACATTTCTGCCCTTTCATATAGTTCAAACCATAGGCAAAATGTGAACTTGTAGCATCTTGTATCTGAATTCCTTCAATTTTCAGCCTTTTGATAACAGTATCTACGGCTGCTTTTAGGTTATAGAAATTAACCGCATCTTTTTTGCTATTCCATTGCTCAGCTTCATTTTTACCCGCCATGGCAAAGACAAGGTGTTGCGTTTCTTTATAGCCTTCACCATCCAGCGCATAAGTCTTACCGAATTCAAAGAATTTCAGATCGAAGTTTCTTCGTTTTTGGTTATATTCAATCGCACTCAAAACAGAAAACACCATATTTTGACGCATCGTATCCAAATCCGAACTCAATGGATTATACAATTTAACCGCCGTTTCGCTATCATCCGCATAGTCCAGCTTTGTAAGCGAGTTGGACAGAATCTCACGAAATCCATTTGCGATCAATAGATCTGCCAATTGATTTAAGACAACTTCCTTATCTGGCTTTTCAACCGTATTTAAAGATGCCTTAATTTGTGACTTCAACTCAATGTTGTTATAACCGTAAATACGCAACACCTCCTCCACAACGTCTACCTCACGTGTGACATCGACGCGATATGCCGGCACCAATACATCAAGGCCTGTTTCAGTTTCTGAAGTGACTTCAATGCCAAGAGCGACAATAATGGATTTAATTTCTTCATTTGGAATCGCCTGACCGATCAAACGAACCACATTCGCATAGCTTACGTGAAATGAAAACGGTTTAATCACGACAGGATACTCATCCTTTAGGGTAGATGAAATCGTTCCACCTGCAATTTCTTGGATCAATAAAGCAGCGCGCTTCAATGCTTCAACCGTAATATTAGGATCGGTACCTCGTTCGAAACGGAAAGAAGCATCTGTTTTTAAACCATGTCGTTTGGAAGTCTTCCGTACAGAAACAGCATTGAAATAAGCCGACTCCAAAAATACGTTGGTCGTTTCGGCTGATACACCAGAATGTGCTCCACCAAAAACCCCTGCAATACACATCGGTTTTTCAGCATCGGCAATCACCAAGTCCTCTGCAGACAAGGTACGCTCCACACCATCTAGGGTAACAAATTTCTCGCCCTCAGTCGCAAGACGAACAAGGACTTTATTTCCCGCAATTTTATCAGCATCAAAAGCATGCAATGGCTGACCTAAATCGTGTAATATATAATTTGTGACGTCGACAATATTATTGATCGGACGAACACCGATAACATTTAATTTCTCTTTTAACCAATCTGGAGATTCACCAACACGAACACCAGTAATATTGATACCACTATAACGTGGGCTCGCCTGTGCGTCCGCAACGACCACTGTCGTTCCCTCAGCCTCAGCAGCCTTGAATGCAGAAACATCTGCTTTTAACAATTGTGTACGAAAATGTGCCGCAATATCTCTTGCAACGCCTAAATGCGAAGCTGCATCTGCACGATTGGGCGTCAAACCAATTTCATAACGGTAATCATCCTGAATATTGAAATGATCTTTCACTAAGGTCCCCACGGCAACATCAGCTGGTAATTCAACGATACCGGCATGGGATGTACCTAAACCGACTTCATCTTCTCCACACAACATACCTTCGGAAACTTCACCACGAATTTTAGATTTGGTAATTTTAAAAGGCTCTCCTGTAAGCGGATGGCATGTAGTACCCACTGTAGCAACAATGACTTTCAATCCTGTCCGACAGTTCGGTGCGCCACATACAATGTGCAATAACTCCGGTCCACCGACATCAACGGTGGTTACTCTTAATTTATCGGCATTAGGATGCTGTTCACAAGTTTTCACTTCACCAACAACCAAACCATCCAATCCACCTGGGATACTCTGCACGACGTCCAAAGCTTCTACTTCCAATCCTGTATTTGTCAAGATAAGCGATAGTTCCTCCGGTGTCGAATCTATATTAACGTGTTGTTTTAACCAATTATATGAAATATTCATCTCGAATTTGATTTGATGCACAAACTTAGATAAATTTGAGTTTATATCCAACGTCAATTTACCCTTCATCAACAGTTGGTCTGAATTTAATGCGGTAGGTAGGCTCCTCAAAAGACTTCATTAGGCTAGGCAGCAAGCGATTTTATTTTTTTGAAAGTTGATACGATAGAACCAAGGCAGCTATTTGGACCTTAGATTCATACCGAAGGAAGAGATCGTATGAAGGAGTTCATAAATCCCTTCCCAAGGATAATCATATTTATTCATAGGTGATGAATGCTGCGAATGTAGGGGCTTTCCCCGAACGAAACGAATGCAATTATTAATTATAACTTTTATTTACATGAATTAACACAACTTTACACTTATTTACACAAAACAGCAATTTTGGCCTTTTCCAGTAAACGCAACCTGAGCCTATTTTTTAATGAAAATTCAAGCATTTCCATAAAAATAATATGTAACTTTGTGCTTTAATTTGAAGAACGTTCAAAACAAACATTTATAATGATTCATTTCTTTGAGAACCCATCGAACACTGTATATGGTGTTCAAAGCGTAAACTCTTTATCACAAGAAGACATTACTAAACTCAACTGGCTATTCGGCAACGCCAAAAAACTAGACGACCAAAACCTTAACCATTACTTTGTAGGACCCCGCGCCGCGATGGTTACTCCCTGGAGTACCAATGCAGTAGAAATCACGCAAAATATGGGAATTGCAGGAATTGTTCGTATAGAAGAATTTCAACCGGTACCAGCGGATTTCAATGACTTCGATCCAATGATTTCACAAAAGTTCAGTATGTTGACACAGGACATGTATACCGTCAACATTACACCTGAACCGATATTGGAAATTGAAGACATCGAGGCCTACAACAAATCTGAGGGCCTAGCGCTAAATCCAGAAGAAGTAGATTACCTCAATAACCTTTCGACCAAATTGGGTCGTCTGCTTACAGACTCGGAAGTATTCGCTTTTTCGCAAGCGAATTCTGAACACTGTAGACACAAGATTTTCAATGGTACCTTTATCATTGATGGCGAAGAGCAACCCACTTCCCTCTTTAAATTAATTAAAAAGACTTCTGAAACCAATCCGAACGAGATTGTTTCTGCTTATAAAGATAACGTTGCCTTTGTCAAAGGTCCACGTGTCACACAATTTGCACCTAAATCGGCCGACAAACCTGACTTTTACGAAGAGAAAGCATTTGATTCGGTTTTATCCGTAAAAGCTGAAA
The DNA window shown above is from Sphingobacterium thalpophilum and carries:
- the pheT gene encoding phenylalanine--tRNA ligase subunit beta, giving the protein MNISYNWLKQHVNIDSTPEELSLILTNTGLEVEALDVVQSIPGGLDGLVVGEVKTCEQHPNADKLRVTTVDVGGPELLHIVCGAPNCRTGLKVIVATVGTTCHPLTGEPFKITKSKIRGEVSEGMLCGEDEVGLGTSHAGIVELPADVAVGTLVKDHFNIQDDYRYEIGLTPNRADAASHLGVARDIAAHFRTQLLKADVSAFKAAEAEGTTVVVADAQASPRYSGINITGVRVGESPDWLKEKLNVIGVRPINNIVDVTNYILHDLGQPLHAFDADKIAGNKVLVRLATEGEKFVTLDGVERTLSAEDLVIADAEKPMCIAGVFGGAHSGVSAETTNVFLESAYFNAVSVRKTSKRHGLKTDASFRFERGTDPNITVEALKRAALLIQEIAGGTISSTLKDEYPVVIKPFSFHVSYANVVRLIGQAIPNEEIKSIIVALGIEVTSETETGLDVLVPAYRVDVTREVDVVEEVLRIYGYNNIELKSQIKASLNTVEKPDKEVVLNQLADLLIANGFREILSNSLTKLDYADDSETAVKLYNPLSSDLDTMRQNMVFSVLSAIEYNQKRRNFDLKFFEFGKTYALDGEGYKETQHLVFAMAGKNEAEQWNSKKDAVNFYNLKAAVDTVIKRLKIEGIQIQDATSSHFAYGLNYMKGQKCLVSFGAIANADLKKADVEGQVFFADFDWDVLMKIIRKNSIQYKEVSKFPAVRRDLSLLIDENVSFDKLQFVAQKTERKLLKEVNVFDVYKGDKIPEGKKSYALSFILQDEEKTLTDKQIDAIVQKLIVNFEKELGAEVRG